The segment TTGATATCCCGCGAAACGGTGGCCTGTGTGACATTAAAGCCCTCTTCGAACAGCCTTTGCGCTAATTCCTCCTGCGTTTTAACCGGTTCATTGGTAATCAGTTCCTGGATTTTTTTCTGACGGCGGCTTTTCATGAATGATCACCTCTGTTCTTCTGAATAATTAGCCAGTATGGAGATGTCTCACCTTGATTTAGATACATTCCCTGCAGGACATGAAAATCCTTCTTGGAAAGTTCTGCTGCATAGGCATTCAATGTATTTGCTTCTTCCAGGCTGCGACTGTGTCCGCGATAGACGGTGAGTACGATGACCCCTTTGGCTGCCAGCAGCTTCAACGTATCATTTACCGCCTGAAGCGTTGTCTCCGGCTCGGTAATGATTGTCTGACTGCTGCTCCCGGGCAAATAGCCGAGATTGAAAACGGCAGCTCTGATTCCTTGCGGAACAAGGCGCCCAATCTCTGTGTGACTCTCCCGGAATAAGGCGACCCTGTCGAGCATCTTATGCGCTGTGAGCAGTTCCCGAGTTGATTGGATAGCTTCTTCCTGAATATCAAACGCAAACACCCGGCCCTCAGAACCCACGCATTCCGCCAGAAAAAGGGTGTCCTTGCCGCGTCCTGCCGTAGCATCCAACACCTGATCTCCCGGCTGGATAAGGTGCTGCAGATACATTTTTAACATTGTCTGCGTATTTTCGATCCCCTTCGGATTGAAGACACCGTTTATGCTC is part of the Dehalobacter sp. genome and harbors:
- a CDS encoding methyltransferase domain-containing protein, giving the protein MNNESINGVFNPKGIENTQTMLKMYLQHLIQPGDQVLDATAGRGKDTLFLAECVGSEGRVFAFDIQEEAIQSTRELLTAHKMLDRVALFRESHTEIGRLVPQGIRAAVFNLGYLPGSSSQTIITEPETTLQAVNDTLKLLAAKGVIVLTVYRGHSRSLEEANTLNAYAAELSKKDFHVLQGMYLNQGETSPYWLIIQKNRGDHS